From Candidatus Eisenbacteria bacterium, the proteins below share one genomic window:
- the ctaD gene encoding cytochrome c oxidase subunit I: MEPKPRTGILKWLLTTDHKLIGVMYMWLSTFFFVLAGAFAMAMRAQLSSPGLHVLRPELYNQIMSLHGTFMVFFWTIPIMAGLSNYVVPLQIGARDMAFPRVNAFSFWLLVPAGCLMLASIWLQGGAAAAGWTSYPPLTDRQYSPGPGVDLWILGLHLAGMSSILGGINFVVTILNLRAPGMTLFKMPLFCWTVLITQSIILVATPVLAGALTMLLTDRLFGTAFFHPAAGGDPVLWQHLFWFYSHPAVYIMVLPGMGMISQVLPAFSGKHVFGYKGMVFATLGIGLIGFLVWGHHMFATGMDPGLRRFFSFASMVIAVPTGIKIWSWLATIWGGSIRFRTPMLYGLGFIALFTIGGITGIWLALVPFDVQVHDTYFVVAHLHYVLFGGSLMAIFAGFYYWFPKISGRLYNEFWGKVHFWLVFIGMNVTFMPMHLMGMLGMPRRIYTYQPQYAMLNHIASAGAAILGVAMLIFVINMLLSLWKGRRAPADPWEHADVNRTLEWTIESPPPAENFHRIPVIR; the protein is encoded by the coding sequence ATGGAGCCCAAGCCGAGGACCGGGATCCTCAAGTGGCTCCTCACGACCGACCACAAGCTGATAGGCGTGATGTACATGTGGCTCTCCACGTTCTTCTTCGTGCTCGCCGGGGCGTTTGCCATGGCCATGCGCGCCCAGCTCTCGTCGCCGGGGCTCCACGTGCTCCGTCCCGAGCTCTACAACCAGATCATGTCGCTCCACGGCACGTTCATGGTCTTCTTCTGGACCATTCCCATCATGGCCGGTCTCAGCAACTACGTCGTCCCGCTCCAGATCGGCGCGCGCGACATGGCCTTCCCGCGCGTCAACGCGTTCAGCTTCTGGCTCCTGGTGCCCGCGGGCTGCCTCATGCTGGCGAGCATCTGGCTTCAGGGCGGCGCGGCGGCGGCCGGATGGACCAGCTACCCGCCGCTCACCGACCGGCAGTACTCGCCGGGCCCGGGCGTCGATCTCTGGATCCTGGGGCTTCATCTCGCGGGAATGTCGTCGATCCTGGGCGGCATCAACTTCGTCGTCACGATCCTGAATCTCCGGGCCCCGGGCATGACGCTGTTCAAGATGCCTCTGTTCTGCTGGACGGTCCTCATCACGCAGTCGATCATCCTCGTCGCGACGCCCGTCCTGGCCGGCGCCCTGACCATGCTCCTCACCGACCGCCTGTTCGGCACCGCGTTCTTCCACCCGGCGGCGGGAGGAGATCCGGTGCTCTGGCAGCACCTCTTCTGGTTCTACTCACACCCTGCCGTCTACATCATGGTGCTGCCCGGGATGGGGATGATCTCCCAGGTGCTGCCCGCGTTCTCCGGCAAGCACGTCTTCGGATACAAGGGCATGGTGTTCGCCACGCTGGGAATCGGCCTGATCGGTTTCTTGGTGTGGGGCCACCACATGTTCGCGACCGGAATGGACCCGGGGCTGCGCCGCTTCTTCAGCTTCGCGTCGATGGTCATCGCGGTGCCGACCGGGATCAAGATCTGGTCGTGGCTCGCCACGATCTGGGGCGGCTCGATCCGGTTCCGCACGCCGATGCTCTACGGCCTCGGGTTCATCGCCCTCTTCACGATCGGCGGGATCACCGGCATCTGGCTCGCGCTCGTGCCGTTCGACGTCCAGGTGCATGACACGTACTTCGTCGTGGCCCATCTCCATTACGTTCTCTTCGGCGGATCGCTGATGGCGATCTTCGCCGGGTTCTACTACTGGTTCCCGAAGATCTCGGGCCGCCTCTACAACGAGTTCTGGGGCAAGGTCCACTTCTGGCTGGTCTTCATCGGCATGAACGTCACCTTCATGCCGATGCACCTCATGGGCATGCTGGGGATGCCGCGGCGCATCTACACATACCAGCCCCAGTACGCGATGCTGAACCACATCGCGAGCGCGGGAGCGGCGATCCTGGGCGTGGCCATGCTCATCTTCGTGATCAACATGCTCTTGAGCCTTTGGAAGGGCCGCCGCGCGCCCGCCGATCCCTGGGAGCACGCCGACGTCAACCGCACCCTCGAGTGGACCATCGAGTCGCCGCCCCCGGCGGAGAACTTCCACCGCATTCCGGTCATCCGGTAG
- a CDS encoding heme A synthase, which yields MEDRSGRLPSLLVATLAMVFVLVIWGGVVRLSGSGLAIPDWPLAGGKLIPPAHPNVLIEFGHRVIAMLVTFLMLAIAIVVFRSREYRRSLGVLTVAALITLALQVFMGARVVLEELPVDRVVAHLLLAFTLFAILLVMALRVTESPAPPAAGPGRPAPAPSPAPDPRARFLGRLAHLAAGAVFLQAGLGAWVSSSGAALACPDFPTCQGSWLPPMTGLVGIHYAHRLGAYTIVVIVLWLLVAAAPAHLPPRARWPLRFSGILLAVQVLLGIANVVLRVPLPVSAAHLGTALALFGTLLTAAYELKRA from the coding sequence ATGGAAGATAGATCCGGCCGCCTGCCCAGCCTCCTTGTCGCGACGCTCGCGATGGTCTTCGTCCTCGTGATCTGGGGCGGCGTCGTGCGGCTGAGCGGCTCGGGCCTCGCCATCCCCGACTGGCCGCTCGCGGGTGGGAAGCTGATCCCGCCCGCGCATCCCAACGTCCTGATCGAGTTCGGCCACCGCGTGATCGCGATGCTGGTCACGTTCTTGATGCTCGCGATCGCGATCGTCGTGTTCCGGTCGCGCGAGTACCGGCGGAGTCTCGGCGTCCTGACGGTGGCGGCGCTCATCACGCTCGCGCTTCAGGTGTTCATGGGCGCGAGGGTGGTCCTGGAGGAGCTGCCGGTCGACCGCGTGGTTGCGCATCTCCTCCTCGCGTTCACGCTCTTCGCGATCCTGCTCGTGATGGCCCTCCGCGTCACCGAGTCGCCCGCGCCGCCGGCGGCGGGGCCTGGGCGGCCCGCGCCCGCGCCGTCGCCTGCGCCGGATCCGCGAGCCAGATTCCTCGGCCGGTTGGCGCATCTCGCGGCAGGGGCGGTCTTCCTACAGGCGGGGCTCGGCGCCTGGGTCTCATCCTCCGGCGCGGCGCTCGCCTGTCCCGATTTCCCCACGTGCCAGGGCTCGTGGCTCCCTCCGATGACCGGGCTGGTCGGCATCCACTACGCCCATAGGCTGGGCGCCTACACGATCGTCGTGATCGTCCTGTGGCTCCTCGTGGCCGCGGCCCCGGCTCACCTCCCGCCGCGGGCCCGATGGCCGCTCCGCTTCTCGGGTATACTCCTTGCGGTCCAGGTCCTCCTGGGGATCGCAAACGTCGTGCTCCGCGTGCCTCTTCCGGTCAGTGCGGCGCACTTAGGCACGGCGCTCGCCCTCTTCGGCACACTCCTGACGGCGGCCTATGAGCTCAAGCGTGCTTGA
- a CDS encoding protoheme IX farnesyltransferase, translating to MSSSVLDYILLTKPRIVLLVMITAVAGLVVEGSLLRDPARFALVLFAITLTAGSANAFNQYFDRDLDAAMARTRKRRPLPLHRVSERGALTFAIGVGAASVVLLWWVGNPLSAWLALGTIVFYGFFYTLWLKPRTVHNIVIGGAAGAMGPVIAWAAASGGIALAPVLLFLVIFLWTPPHFWALALCLQEDYRLVRIPMLPIVKGEAETYRQIELYTIALVVLTLAMPLMHAGGAIFAAVAAACGGVFIWKAVRARRAATVPSAWNVFAYSIVYLFVLFLGVIADAIWRIPLHI from the coding sequence ATGAGCTCAAGCGTGCTTGACTACATCCTGCTGACGAAGCCCCGGATCGTGCTCCTGGTGATGATCACCGCGGTGGCGGGGCTCGTCGTCGAGGGCTCGCTCCTCCGCGACCCGGCTCGATTCGCGCTCGTGCTCTTCGCGATCACGCTGACGGCGGGCTCGGCGAACGCGTTCAACCAGTACTTCGACCGCGATCTGGACGCCGCGATGGCCCGCACGCGGAAGAGGCGCCCGCTCCCGCTCCATCGCGTCTCCGAGCGCGGCGCGCTCACCTTCGCGATTGGCGTGGGGGCGGCGTCGGTGGTCCTTCTCTGGTGGGTGGGGAATCCGCTGAGCGCGTGGCTTGCTCTCGGGACGATCGTCTTCTACGGATTCTTCTACACGCTCTGGCTCAAGCCCCGCACCGTGCACAACATCGTGATCGGGGGAGCCGCTGGGGCCATGGGCCCGGTCATCGCGTGGGCCGCGGCGAGCGGCGGCATCGCCCTCGCGCCGGTGCTTCTGTTCCTCGTCATCTTCCTCTGGACCCCGCCCCACTTCTGGGCGCTTGCCCTCTGTTTGCAGGAGGACTACCGCCTGGTCCGGATTCCCATGCTTCCGATCGTGAAGGGGGAGGCCGAGACCTACCGCCAGATCGAGCTCTACACGATCGCGCTCGTCGTCCTCACGCTCGCGATGCCACTGATGCACGCGGGGGGCGCGATCTTCGCGGCCGTCGCGGCCGCCTGCGGCGGGGTCTTTATCTGGAAGGCCGTGCGCGCGCGCCGCGCGGCGACCGTGCCGTCGGCATGGAACGTCTTCGCCTACTCGATCGTCTACCTCTTCGTGCTCTTCCTCGGAGTCATTGCCGACGCGATCTGGCGTATCCCACTTCATATCTAG
- the glk gene encoding glucokinase has protein sequence MAASPKTRARSRPLPDPGSTTRRVILAGDIGGTKINLALFKRVGPGRVGPPIDPESHKSTEFGSFEELIESYRGRHAGAVDAISFGVAGVVIQGRAKGTHIPWEIDGEAASRRLGGAPVHLVNDLVAAGYAVPALAAPDLVTIHEGAPAPEANAGLISAGTGLGESILARVAGDLIPIDSEGGHADFAPRTDDEVELFRFMRARYGRVSYERVLSGQGLVDTARWAHERDDRGGPAAWKAHAAETPAEDLPATVSEQAIAGVCRWCAEALDLFVSAYGAEAGNLALRGMTRAGIYLGGGIAPKILPALKGERFLRAFRDKDLHAELLGRIPVYVIRNQQASVLGAARYATLEACGPSRPSL, from the coding sequence ATCGCCGCTAGCCCGAAGACGCGTGCGCGGTCGCGTCCCCTCCCCGACCCCGGCTCCACGACCCGGCGCGTGATCCTCGCCGGCGACATCGGTGGGACGAAAATCAATCTCGCTCTCTTCAAGCGCGTCGGGCCGGGACGCGTCGGCCCCCCGATCGACCCCGAATCGCACAAGAGCACGGAATTCGGCTCGTTCGAGGAGCTGATCGAGTCGTATCGCGGTCGACACGCCGGGGCGGTGGACGCGATCTCGTTCGGCGTCGCCGGGGTCGTGATCCAAGGGCGCGCCAAGGGGACCCACATTCCGTGGGAGATCGACGGAGAGGCGGCGTCCCGGCGCCTCGGGGGCGCGCCGGTCCATCTGGTGAACGACCTCGTGGCCGCGGGCTACGCCGTTCCGGCGCTCGCGGCCCCCGATCTGGTGACGATCCACGAAGGAGCCCCTGCGCCGGAGGCGAACGCCGGGCTCATCTCCGCCGGCACCGGCCTCGGCGAGTCGATCCTCGCGCGCGTGGCGGGCGATCTGATTCCGATCGACTCCGAGGGGGGTCACGCCGATTTCGCGCCTCGCACCGACGATGAGGTCGAGCTCTTCCGCTTCATGCGCGCCCGGTACGGCCGCGTGAGCTACGAGCGCGTTCTCTCGGGCCAGGGGCTCGTCGACACGGCCCGGTGGGCCCATGAGCGGGACGACCGGGGCGGGCCGGCCGCGTGGAAGGCTCACGCGGCGGAGACGCCGGCGGAGGACCTTCCCGCCACGGTGAGCGAGCAAGCGATCGCGGGCGTCTGCCGGTGGTGCGCGGAGGCGCTCGACCTATTCGTCTCCGCGTATGGAGCCGAGGCCGGGAACTTAGCGCTCCGGGGCATGACGCGCGCCGGGATCTATCTCGGTGGGGGGATCGCTCCCAAGATCCTTCCGGCTCTCAAGGGGGAACGATTTCTCCGGGCCTTCCGGGACAAGGATCTCCACGCCGAGCTTCTGGGTCGGATCCCGGTGTACGTCATACGGAACCAGCAGGCTTCGGTGTTGGGAGCCGCGCGCTACGCGACGCTCGAAGCTTGCGGCCCCTCGAGGCCCTCCCTATAA
- the tal gene encoding transaldolase, which yields MHELGQSVWLDNINDGLIQSGELARLIAEGSVYGVTSNPTIFKNAIAGDQFTYPTEIARLANMGKSPAEIFDELAFRDISRTADLLADTFRRGSGRDGFVSLEVAPALSGDTAATVAEAKRLWKLVQRPNLFVKVPGTPQGIPAIEELIADGVSINVTLIFSRPQYTAVAAAYRRGIERRIKAGLPLDALHSVASVFVSRLDTSVDKELETRAAAAPDAAARERYLTLRGAAAVANALDIWEEYRSQFFGAVFGPLRSKGARPQWVLWASTGTKNPAYSDIKYVEELAGPDSINTMPRETLDAYLDHGSPSGNRLDPRLDTARKTRHALADAGISIEEHSKKLLDDGVGAFARSFDEMMAVIRERSAALAHRR from the coding sequence CTGCACGAGCTGGGACAGAGCGTCTGGCTCGACAACATCAACGACGGGTTGATCCAGTCGGGCGAGCTCGCCCGGCTGATCGCCGAGGGATCGGTCTACGGCGTCACCTCCAATCCCACCATCTTCAAGAACGCGATCGCGGGGGACCAATTCACCTACCCCACCGAGATCGCGCGCCTCGCGAACATGGGCAAGAGCCCGGCGGAGATCTTCGACGAGCTGGCCTTTCGGGACATCAGCCGCACGGCCGATCTCCTCGCCGATACCTTCCGCCGCGGATCCGGGCGGGACGGGTTCGTGAGCCTCGAGGTCGCGCCCGCGCTGTCGGGAGACACGGCCGCGACAGTGGCGGAGGCCAAGCGCCTCTGGAAGCTCGTTCAAAGGCCCAACCTGTTCGTGAAGGTGCCCGGCACGCCCCAGGGCATTCCCGCGATCGAGGAGCTCATCGCCGACGGCGTGAGCATCAACGTCACGCTCATTTTCTCGCGTCCGCAATATACAGCGGTCGCAGCGGCTTACCGCCGCGGCATCGAGCGAAGAATCAAGGCAGGACTCCCCCTCGACGCGCTCCACTCGGTCGCGAGCGTCTTCGTGAGCCGCCTCGACACGTCGGTCGACAAGGAGCTGGAGACGCGCGCCGCCGCCGCGCCGGACGCCGCGGCTCGGGAGCGGTACCTGACGCTCCGCGGAGCAGCCGCCGTGGCGAACGCGCTCGATATCTGGGAGGAGTACCGGTCTCAATTCTTCGGCGCCGTCTTCGGACCGCTTCGCTCGAAGGGCGCCAGGCCACAATGGGTCCTCTGGGCGAGCACCGGGACCAAGAACCCGGCCTACTCCGACATCAAGTACGTCGAGGAGCTGGCGGGCCCGGACAGCATCAACACGATGCCTCGGGAGACGCTCGACGCGTATCTCGACCACGGCTCGCCCTCCGGAAACCGCCTCGATCCCCGTCTCGACACCGCGCGCAAGACCCGCCACGCGTTGGCCGATGCCGGCATCTCGATCGAGGAGCACTCCAAGAAGCTCCTGGACGACGGCGTCGGCGCGTTCGCGCGGTCCTTCGACGAGATGATGGCCGTCATCCGAGAGCGGTCCGCCGCACTCGCCCATCGCCGCTAG
- the rpiB gene encoding ribose 5-phosphate isomerase B, producing the protein MKVAVGADHAGYLLKERVKHYLESHGHTVLDMGTSSTESTDYPQYAFKVAEAVRDGVADRGVLVCDTGNGIAIAANKVEGIRAALVIDPKHAEMSRRHNDANVLVLGSAILPEALEVPTLDTWFSARFDGGRHARRIAQILAYERTHERR; encoded by the coding sequence ATGAAGGTCGCCGTCGGCGCCGACCACGCCGGATATCTGCTCAAGGAGCGGGTAAAGCATTATCTGGAGAGCCACGGCCACACGGTCCTCGACATGGGCACGAGCTCGACCGAATCGACCGACTACCCGCAATACGCGTTCAAGGTGGCCGAGGCGGTCCGGGACGGCGTCGCCGACCGAGGCGTGTTGGTCTGCGATACGGGAAATGGGATCGCCATCGCCGCGAACAAGGTCGAGGGGATCCGCGCCGCCCTGGTGATCGACCCGAAGCACGCCGAGATGTCGCGCCGCCACAATGACGCCAATGTGTTGGTGCTCGGCTCCGCGATCCTCCCGGAGGCCCTGGAGGTTCCCACCCTCGACACCTGGTTTTCCGCGCGGTTCGACGGCGGGCGCCACGCCCGCCGGATCGCGCAGATCCTCGCATACGAGCGGACGCACGAGCGCCGCTAG
- a CDS encoding Zn-dependent oligopeptidase, translated as ATVLRVFAKHYQTGEPIPVEMVQKMRRADVFGRAMDTAYQVLYSALSLNIYNRAPSQVNTDSLASQAETQYVPFPKIPDTHFQASFGHLDGYSAVYYTYLWSLVISKDLFAQFDKTNLLAPGVATRYRKVVLEPGGTKPAAQLVHDFLKRDFNYTAYENYLKGMN; from the coding sequence GCCACGGTGCTCCGCGTGTTCGCGAAGCACTATCAGACCGGCGAGCCGATTCCGGTCGAGATGGTCCAGAAGATGCGGCGCGCCGACGTCTTCGGGAGGGCCATGGACACCGCCTACCAAGTCCTCTACTCGGCCCTGTCGCTCAACATCTACAACCGCGCGCCGTCCCAGGTGAACACCGACTCGCTGGCCTCACAGGCCGAAACGCAGTACGTGCCGTTCCCCAAGATCCCGGACACGCATTTCCAGGCTTCGTTCGGCCACCTGGACGGGTACTCGGCCGTCTACTACACGTATCTATGGTCCCTGGTGATCTCCAAGGATCTCTTCGCCCAGTTCGACAAGACGAACCTGCTCGCTCCCGGGGTCGCCACTCGCTACCGGAAGGTGGTGCTCGAGCCGGGCGGGACCAAGCCGGCCGCGCAACTGGTGCATGACTTCCTGAAGCGGGATTTCAACTACACGGCGTACGAGAACTACCTGAAGGGGATGAACTGA
- a CDS encoding Zn-dependent oligopeptidase, giving the protein MLSRFARWPSRRGPSRLAVAVILVAALIVGRSTPGTAATRAAAAHAAAAASTGPPLFYTGKPDAAAFRTLCEGELQTAKGSLDKMLAVKGKRTIANTLDPYNLVMLHSDNAGSYSSLMESVHPDSVFRATAETLTQEASKFQDELKLNRAVYDALKAVDVSKATPTTKYFVSKTLRDFRLAGVDQDDAVRKRIAAMREELVLVSQDFDRNIRNDSRKIQVTAADLEGLPEDFVKSHAPGPDGKITLSIEYPDYFPVMRYCKSGETRRRLQFEALNRAYPANMAVLDSMIAKRDRLAHMLGYGNWADYITADKMIGDGKHAAEFIERIGNLTRAQAQREYEVFLKRKQEDDPSATVVNRWEARYYELLIKKRDYDFDAQAARPYFPFERVKQGLFDVTSKLFGVTYKKIENAAVWDPSVEAYEIWEGKKLLGRFFLDLHPRPGKYNHAAQFGIRTGVTGLQLPEAALICNLPGGIEGDPGLMEFADVTTFFHEFGHLLHSI; this is encoded by the coding sequence GTGCTTTCTCGGTTCGCTCGCTGGCCCTCACGTCGCGGTCCATCGCGGCTCGCCGTCGCCGTAATCCTAGTAGCCGCGCTCATCGTGGGCAGGTCCACGCCGGGCACGGCGGCGACCCGCGCGGCCGCGGCCCACGCCGCCGCCGCGGCCTCGACCGGTCCGCCTCTCTTCTACACCGGGAAGCCGGACGCGGCCGCCTTCCGCACGCTATGCGAGGGCGAGCTCCAGACGGCCAAGGGAAGCTTGGACAAGATGCTCGCGGTGAAGGGCAAGCGGACGATCGCGAACACGCTCGATCCCTACAACCTCGTGATGCTCCACTCCGACAACGCCGGGAGCTACTCCTCCCTGATGGAGTCGGTGCATCCCGACTCGGTGTTTCGGGCGACCGCCGAGACGCTGACGCAGGAGGCGAGCAAGTTCCAGGATGAGCTGAAGCTGAACCGCGCGGTGTACGACGCCCTCAAGGCGGTTGATGTTTCCAAAGCCACCCCCACGACGAAGTACTTCGTCTCGAAGACGCTCCGCGACTTCCGGCTGGCGGGCGTGGACCAGGACGATGCCGTGCGCAAGCGGATCGCCGCGATGCGCGAGGAGCTGGTGCTCGTCTCGCAGGACTTCGATCGCAACATCCGGAATGACTCGAGGAAGATCCAGGTGACGGCGGCGGACCTCGAGGGGCTCCCCGAGGACTTTGTGAAGAGCCACGCGCCGGGCCCCGACGGAAAGATCACGCTCAGCATCGAGTACCCGGACTATTTCCCGGTGATGAGGTATTGCAAGAGTGGCGAGACGCGCCGCCGCCTCCAGTTCGAGGCGCTGAACCGCGCCTATCCCGCGAACATGGCGGTCCTCGACTCTATGATCGCGAAGCGAGACCGGTTGGCCCACATGCTGGGATACGGCAACTGGGCCGATTACATAACCGCCGACAAGATGATCGGCGACGGGAAGCACGCCGCCGAGTTCATCGAGCGGATCGGGAATCTGACCCGGGCGCAGGCCCAGCGCGAATACGAGGTCTTCCTGAAGCGCAAGCAGGAGGACGACCCCAGCGCCACGGTCGTCAATCGATGGGAAGCGCGGTACTACGAGCTCTTGATCAAGAAGCGCGACTACGATTTCGACGCCCAGGCCGCGCGCCCCTACTTCCCCTTCGAGCGGGTCAAGCAGGGCCTCTTCGACGTCACCTCGAAGCTCTTCGGCGTGACGTACAAGAAGATCGAGAACGCGGCCGTGTGGGATCCCAGCGTGGAGGCGTACGAGATCTGGGAGGGCAAGAAGCTCCTGGGCCGGTTCTTCCTCGATCTCCATCCGCGGCCCGGGAAATACAACCACGCCGCGCAGTTCGGAATCCGCACCGGCGTGACGGGGCTCCAGCTCCCCGAGGCCGCATTGATCTGCAACCTTCCGGGCGGGATCGAGGGCGACCCCGGGCTCATGGAGTTCGCCGACGTCACGACGTTCTTCCACGAGTTCGGCCACCTGCTTCATTCGATCTT
- a CDS encoding redoxin domain-containing protein, with translation MNANPRAPELPSSFAWLNTDRPLMFAKELKGQVVLLDFWTYCCINCMHVLPDLAYLEEKYKDQPFLVIGVHSAKFTNEGQRQTVRAAVGRYEIAHPVIIDEEMALWGEYAVRSWPTLVLVGPDRKIVGAVAGEGNREGLDEAIAQVLAEGRAAGTLASAPLKFEREQSVRAASGLAFPGKILADPKGKRLFIADSNHNRVVVATLPDSAGRSSLIRVIGSGREGRDDAPADRATFHHPQGLALMGSTLLVADTENHMIRAVDLDAWTVRAVAGTGVQGYDRAGGKVGTKQVLNSPWDLAVEGSTCYIAMAGPHQIWRLDLPMGLCRAFAGSGRENIVDGPVEAAALAQPSGVALAGNYLYFADSEVSAVRRIDLAEELVETLVGKGLFDYGDIDGPLADARLQHPLGVTISGEKILVADTYNHKIKELDPKAGTIRTLAGTGKPGAQSDAALALFEPGGLHAAEGVLYIADTNNHRVVRVSLADLSWSEITIEGLEAPGVSRREETEHATATLTAPAKLRAGAATEWKVRVRLPEGTHVSEEAPASVRVSRGGSVLMQRTMLGATWPLAFELPAQPSGSADLHVQVSFAYCHEGMGVCVPANPSWSVPVSFSERGESATELTAAVA, from the coding sequence ATGAACGCCAATCCCCGCGCCCCCGAGCTTCCGTCGAGCTTTGCCTGGTTGAACACCGACCGACCCCTGATGTTCGCCAAAGAGCTGAAGGGACAAGTGGTTCTGCTCGATTTCTGGACCTACTGCTGCATCAACTGCATGCACGTCCTCCCGGACCTTGCCTACCTCGAGGAGAAGTACAAGGACCAGCCGTTCCTCGTGATCGGGGTCCACAGCGCCAAGTTCACGAACGAGGGGCAGCGCCAGACGGTCCGGGCGGCCGTGGGCCGGTACGAGATCGCGCACCCCGTGATCATCGACGAGGAGATGGCGCTCTGGGGCGAGTACGCTGTCCGCTCGTGGCCGACGCTGGTTCTGGTCGGGCCCGATCGGAAGATCGTCGGAGCCGTCGCGGGGGAGGGGAACCGCGAGGGGCTCGACGAGGCGATCGCCCAGGTGCTGGCCGAGGGGCGCGCCGCGGGCACGCTGGCTTCCGCGCCGTTGAAATTCGAGCGCGAGCAGTCGGTGCGCGCCGCGAGCGGGCTTGCGTTCCCGGGAAAGATCCTGGCCGATCCGAAAGGGAAGCGACTCTTCATCGCGGACTCGAACCACAACCGGGTCGTGGTCGCGACCTTGCCGGACTCAGCCGGCCGCTCGAGCTTGATTCGGGTGATCGGATCGGGCAGGGAGGGCCGGGACGACGCGCCCGCCGATCGGGCCACGTTTCACCATCCGCAGGGCCTCGCATTGATGGGGTCGACGCTTCTTGTGGCCGATACCGAGAACCATATGATCCGCGCCGTCGACCTCGACGCCTGGACCGTGCGCGCTGTCGCGGGCACCGGGGTCCAGGGATACGACCGCGCGGGCGGGAAGGTTGGCACGAAGCAGGTCTTGAACTCTCCCTGGGACCTCGCGGTCGAGGGGAGCACCTGCTACATCGCGATGGCCGGCCCCCACCAGATCTGGCGGCTCGACCTGCCGATGGGCCTCTGCCGCGCCTTCGCCGGGAGCGGAAGAGAGAACATCGTCGACGGGCCGGTGGAAGCGGCGGCTCTGGCCCAGCCCTCGGGGGTGGCGCTTGCGGGAAACTATCTCTACTTCGCCGACAGCGAGGTGAGCGCGGTGCGGCGGATCGATCTCGCTGAGGAGCTGGTCGAGACCCTCGTGGGCAAGGGCCTCTTTGACTACGGCGATATCGACGGTCCCCTCGCGGACGCGCGGCTCCAGCACCCGCTCGGGGTCACGATCTCGGGTGAGAAGATCCTGGTCGCGGACACCTACAACCACAAGATCAAGGAACTGGACCCGAAGGCTGGGACGATCCGGACCCTGGCAGGGACGGGGAAGCCCGGTGCGCAATCGGACGCCGCTCTCGCGCTATTCGAGCCGGGCGGGCTCCACGCCGCGGAGGGCGTCCTCTACATCGCCGACACGAACAATCACCGGGTCGTCCGCGTGTCGCTCGCCGATCTCTCATGGAGCGAGATCACGATCGAGGGACTTGAGGCGCCGGGAGTCTCCCGACGCGAGGAGACGGAGCACGCGACCGCGACGTTGACCGCGCCCGCCAAGCTCCGCGCCGGCGCCGCGACGGAATGGAAAGTACGCGTGCGTCTGCCCGAGGGCACGCACGTGAGCGAGGAAGCCCCCGCGAGCGTCCGCGTGAGCCGCGGCGGCTCGGTGCTCATGCAGCGGACGATGCTGGGCGCGACATGGCCGCTGGCCTTCGAGCTGCCCGCCCAGCCCAGCGGCTCCGCCGATCTTCACGTGCAGGTTTCGTTCGCGTACTGCCACGAAGGAATGGGCGTCTGCGTTCCGGCCAATCCCAGCTGGAGCGTTCCGGTGAGCTTCTCGGAGCGGGGGGAGTCGGCCACCGAGTTGACCGCGGCGGTCGCCTGA